A window of Hymenobacter siberiensis genomic DNA:
TGCTTATCGGCTTGCGAACAGCCGGTATTGGCTACCGCCACGCCACCCATCAGCAAGACAAAGCCCAGGGTACGGAGGAAAGATTGGTTGTTGTTCATAGCAAATTGCGTTGGTGAAGAATCAGCGCGACGGCATTCAACTGGCTGCCGCCTGGGGTAGCTTAACGCAAGCATCCGGCCACAGGTTATCCCTGAATAGTATTGTCCAGCAATTCATTACCGATTTTCAGCATATGCTAAATGCCGCAAAACCCTGGCAAAGACGGCACAAAACCGATTTTACCCTCACCTGAAATTCATTTTATAATTGTCCTTTATTTGCTCTCGCCCGGTGGTCGTCGGCTCATCGGTTTTCATCGGCTTGCCTGTAAATTATGCTGCCCGGAAGTCGTCGCCGGTTTGCTGAACCCGGCCGCCCCGAACCGGCTTCTATCTTTGGGGCCGCTCCTGCTCCTTATTATCCGTGTCCATACTCCCGGCCCCGCCCTCCCCCATTCAATTGCTCGATTTGGCTGCTGAGCACGCGGCGCTGCAACCATCACTCAGCGAGGCAGTTGCGGAGGTAATGACTTCGGCGGCCTTCATTCAGGGGCCGGCCGTGGGGCAGTTCGCAGCCGAGCTGGGCGAATACCTGGGCGGCGCGCACATCACCCCCTGCGCCAACGGCACCGACGCCCTCACCCTGGCCCTCATGAGCCTGCGCCTGCCGGCCGGAGCCGAAATCATCATCCCCGCCTTCACCTACGTGGCCACGCTGGAAGCCGCCGCCCTGCTGGGCCTGAAGCCAGTGCTGGTTGATGCACTCCCCGACACGTTCAACATCGACCCGGCCGCCGTGGATGCAGCCCTTACGCCGCGTACCGGCGCCATCGTAGCCGTGCATTTGTTTGGGCAATGTGCCGATTTGGAAGCACTACGGGCAATTTCTACCCGCCACGGCATTCCGCTAATTGAGGATAACGCCCAGGCGCTGGGCGCCTCATTCACCTTTGCAAATGGCGAAACAGCCTACGCCGGCACCGTAGGCGAAGTGGGCACCACGTCGTTTTTTCCCTCCAAAAACCTCGGCTGCCTCGGCGATGGCGGCGCGCTGATAACGCACGACGCGGCCCGTGCAGCCCTGCTCCACCAGCTGGCCAACCACGGCCAGAGCCGCAAATACCACCACCAGCACATCGGCCTCAACTCCCGCCTCGATACCCTGCAAGCCGCCCTGCTGCGGGTGAAGCTGCGGCAACTGCCCGCCAACACGGCAGCCCGCCAAACCGTGGCCGCCCGCTACGATGCCGCGCTGGCCACTGTGCCCGGCATAAACATTCCGGCCCGCGATGCGCGCAGCAGCCACGTTTTTCATCAGTACACCATTCAGGTAGCGGAAACCGGCCGGCGCGATGAGCTGCAAAACCACCTGCACCGCTGCGGCGTGCCCACCATGATTTACTACCCGCTGCCGGTGCACGCGCAGCCGGCCTATGCCTACCTGGGCTACCAGGCGGGGCAGTTTCCGGTGGCCGAACGGCTGTGCGGGGCAGTGTTGTCGCTGCCCATTCATCCGCTGCTGACGGCGGAACAGGTGGATTATGTGGTGCAATATGTCGGCGAGTTCTTCAAGTAATAATTATTTCGCACAGCGGCTTGAAAGAGGGAAAGAAGGTCCACCGAGTGTTTTCCCTCTTGCTTTGCTGACCTCCTTTCCCTCTTTCAAACCGCTGTGCGAGCATTTTCTACCATGCAAATTTCTACGTCGCCTTCCGTTCGTTTCGCCATCTGCGGCGTGGGCCACATTGGTCGCCGCCATGCCGCGCTGGTTTCGCGCCACGAGGGTGCCGTGCTGGCGGCCCTGATTGACACACGCGCCGACCTCCAACCCGGCCTCGCAGCTGAGTTTCCGGGCGTACCGTTCTTCGCATCGCTCGAAGCATACCTGCAAACCGGGCCGGCGGCCGACGTCCTCACCGTAGCCACGCCCAACGGCCTGCACGCCCCGCAGGCGGTGGCCGGCCTGCGCCACGGCCTGCACGTCGTCATCGAAAAGCCCATTGCGCTGCATAAGGCCGATGCCGAAACCATCGTGCACACGGCGCTGCAAACCGGGCGACTGGTATTTGGGGTGATGCAGAACCGCTACTCGCCCCCGGCCGCCTGGCTGAAACAGGTGTACGACGAGGGCCGGCTGGGCCAGGTGTTTCTGGTGCAGCTGAACTGCTTCTGGAACCGCGATGCCCGTTACTATAAGGCCGACGGCTGGAAGGGCACCCAGGCGCTCGACGGCGGCACATTATTCACCCAGTTCAGTCATTTTGTCGATTTGCTGTATTGGGTGTTTGGCGACATCACCAATATTTCGGCCCGATTCCGGGATTTCACCCACGCCGGTCTTACGGAATTTGAGGACAGCGGCCTCGTGACCTTCGACCTGTTGCGCGGCGGAAGCGGCACCCTCAGCTATAGCACCGCCGTGTGGGACCGCAACCTCGAAAGCTCCCTCACCGTGGTGGCCGAGCGCGGCAGCCTGCGCATCGCGGGCCAGTACATGGACAAGGTGGAGTACTGCCACCTCGAAAAATACGAGATGCCCCCGCTGCCCCCCACCAACGCCGCCAACGACTACGGCCCCTTCCAGGGCTCGGCCGCCAACCATGTGCAGGTCATCGAAAACGTGGTGGATACCGTGCAGCGCCGCAGCTTCGCCACGACCAATGCGCTGGAAGGGCTGAAAGTGGTGGAGATAATTGAGCGGATTTACGCGTTGCGGTAGTAGCTAACCGGGTGTAATTCAAAACTACGCGCTGCCACCGCCAAGCAGAAGTTCGGACTGGTGTCATCGGCCCTTAGTGGAGCCCAGAGGCAAGGGCCGATGACTCATGAAAAGGGCAGCGCGTAGTTTTGAATTACACCCCATTCACTCGCTGCACAAAATTCGTCTTCCCCGACCCATTTGCCCCGATAATAATATTCAGTCCCGGCTTGAATTCCAACTTTGCATCCCGAACAGAGC
This region includes:
- a CDS encoding DegT/DnrJ/EryC1/StrS family aminotransferase, whose amino-acid sequence is MSILPAPPSPIQLLDLAAEHAALQPSLSEAVAEVMTSAAFIQGPAVGQFAAELGEYLGGAHITPCANGTDALTLALMSLRLPAGAEIIIPAFTYVATLEAAALLGLKPVLVDALPDTFNIDPAAVDAALTPRTGAIVAVHLFGQCADLEALRAISTRHGIPLIEDNAQALGASFTFANGETAYAGTVGEVGTTSFFPSKNLGCLGDGGALITHDAARAALLHQLANHGQSRKYHHQHIGLNSRLDTLQAALLRVKLRQLPANTAARQTVAARYDAALATVPGINIPARDARSSHVFHQYTIQVAETGRRDELQNHLHRCGVPTMIYYPLPVHAQPAYAYLGYQAGQFPVAERLCGAVLSLPIHPLLTAEQVDYVVQYVGEFFK
- a CDS encoding Gfo/Idh/MocA family protein; amino-acid sequence: MQISTSPSVRFAICGVGHIGRRHAALVSRHEGAVLAALIDTRADLQPGLAAEFPGVPFFASLEAYLQTGPAADVLTVATPNGLHAPQAVAGLRHGLHVVIEKPIALHKADAETIVHTALQTGRLVFGVMQNRYSPPAAWLKQVYDEGRLGQVFLVQLNCFWNRDARYYKADGWKGTQALDGGTLFTQFSHFVDLLYWVFGDITNISARFRDFTHAGLTEFEDSGLVTFDLLRGGSGTLSYSTAVWDRNLESSLTVVAERGSLRIAGQYMDKVEYCHLEKYEMPPLPPTNAANDYGPFQGSAANHVQVIENVVDTVQRRSFATTNALEGLKVVEIIERIYALR
- a CDS encoding AAA family ATPase encodes the protein MAKKTKAPTPEVPAVSEQPYYLQRAHIKDFRSVRDAKLEFKPGLNIIIGANGSGKTNFVQRVNGV